The Halichoerus grypus chromosome 9, mHalGry1.hap1.1, whole genome shotgun sequence genome has a window encoding:
- the SLC60A2 gene encoding LOW QUALITY PROTEIN: sodium-dependent glucose transporter 1 (The sequence of the model RefSeq protein was modified relative to this genomic sequence to represent the inferred CDS: deleted 1 base in 1 codon): MLRWFITVILCAAFLGLGMSVAILGPTFQDLATNVNRNISSLSLIFVGRAFGFLSGSVIGGVLLDIMNHFLLLGVSMLTTTVGLYLVPFCKTAVLLIVMMSVFGVSAGILDTGGNVLILAIWGDRGAPHMQALHFSFALGAFLAPLLAKLALGTTASAEHHAEPDSNHSALNQSSEADSESLLGAPDNVNLLWAYAVIGTYVFVVAIFFLALFLKKSSRQEKAKASAQRSRRAKYHNALLCLLFLFFFFYVGAEVTYGSYVFTFATSHAGMTESEAAGLNSIFWGTFAACRGLAIFFATCLQPGTMIVLSNIGSLTSSLLLVLFDKSPVCLWIATSVYGASMATTFPSGVSWIEQYTTIHGKSAAFFVVGAALGEMAIPAIIGILQGQYPDLPVVLYTCLGASMATAILFPVLYKLATSPLNQQRKEHTKSEDQKALLSSSELNDYEEDNEEEDAEKWNEMDFEVIEMNDTMRNSVIETSKNILMEPLAEVSSQFHSSAVVLESPRVNSGQFPVNHLQETRLKGTNT, translated from the exons ATGCTGCGCTGGTTCATAACCGTGATCCTGTGTGCTGCCTTCCTGGGGCTG ggaaTGAGTGTTGCTATACTGGGACCGACATTTCAAGATTTGGCAACAAATGTGAACCGCAATATTAgcagtctttctctgatttttgtgGGCCGTGCCTTTGGATTTTTAAGTGGCTCAGTGATTGGTGGAGTTCTTCTTGACATTATGAATCATTTTCTACTTTTGG GGGTGTCAATGTTGACCACCACAGTTGGTCTTTatcttgttccattttgtaagaCAGCAGTATTACTGATTGTCATGATGTCCGTCTTTGGTGTTTCAGCTGGCATTCTCGATACAG GTGGTAACGTCCTAATCTTGGCTATCTGGGGGGACAGAGGAGCCCCACATATGCAGGCCTTACACTTCAGTTTTGCCTTGGGTGCCTTTTTGGCTCCACTGCTGGCTAAGTTGGCATTGGGCACGACGGCGTCTGCTGAACACCACGCGGAGCCTGACTCTAACCATTCTGCCCTCAACCAGTCATCTGAAGCGGACTCAGAATCTCTACTCGGAGCACCTGACAATGTGAATTTACTGTGGGCGTATGCTGTTATCGGTACTTACGTTTTTGTAGTTGCTATCTTTTTTTTGGCTCTGTTTTTAAAGAAGAGCTCAAGGcaggaaaaagcaaaagcatcTGCTCAGAGGTCTCGAAGAGCTAAATACCacaatgcccttctttgtctcctttttctgttcttctttttttacgTTGGAGCCGAGGTAACATATGGCTCTTACGTTTTCACGTTTGCGACCAGCCACGCAGGCATGACGGAAAGTGAAGCGGCTGGGTTGAACTCCATCTTCTGGGGGACCTTTGCAGCCTGCAGGGGCCTAGCAATCTTTTTTGCTACATGTTTACAGCCTGGAACCATGATTGTGTTAAGCAACATTGGCAGCCTGACATCATCCTTATTGTTGGTGCTTTTTGACAAGAGCCCAGTTTGTCTCTGGATAGCGACTTCGGTATATGGGGCCTCGATGGCAACCACGTTTCCCAGTGGTGTTTCTTGGATTGAGCAGTACACAACCATCCATGGGAAATCTGCAGCATTTTTTGTAGTCGGTGCTGCCCTGGGAGAAATGGCTATTCCTGCAATAATTGGTATTCTTCAAGGACAATACCCTGATTTGCCTGTAGTTTTGTACACCTGTTTGGGGGCATCGATGGCCACTGCTATTTTATTTCCCGTGCTCTATAAATTAGCCACCTCACCTCTCAATCAGCAGCGAAAAGAACACACAAAAAGCGAGGACCAGAAAGCTTTGCTGTCTAGTTCTGAGCTAAATGACTATGAGGAAGACAATGAAGAAGAGGATgcagaaaaatggaatgaaatggatTTTGAAGTGATTGAAATGAATGATACAATGAGGAATTCTGTAATAGAgacatctaaaaatattttgatggaGCCCTTGGCTGAAGTCTCCAGTCAATTCCACTCCAGTGCAGTGGTATTGGAGTCCCCTCGAGTTAATAGTGGCCAGTTCCCTGTGAATCAC TTGCAAGAAACCAGGCTAAAAGGGACTAACACCTAG